The following are encoded in a window of Naumovozyma castellii chromosome 8, complete genome genomic DNA:
- the GRR1 gene encoding SCF ubiquitin ligase complex subunit GRR1 (ancestral locus Anc_7.461) has product MHTNNETGGRRTHTSIRNVLENGEPQQSQTQRNTVQEPTSILRFGDANVTSSEPIRLSSIQLPSNNDALLRRMAVDSSNLEAGLPDLSPGDLIKLRLFQESLQRKTELFLNSIESRRNAIFEGIEADNLKLKKLQLAQTPHTAAYLNRLQRVRMRAIETETIELQRLRVKILTVVEEYKTAMNTYCSAIHKGKPAINPTDYFQEWIESLDPEKTPELTDALNALTLSSRQYLIALLEQPSKDDKKHRLRHQRSVVKSSIFPLNRLPSEILHLVLDKLTNRNDIVSLLTVCRLWALIIVKILYYRPHINKKQQLDLFMRTMYLERFETVFDYRSMIKRLNFSFVGDHLYDDQLYQFVGCQNLERLTLVFCKNITSESISAVLNDCKFLQSVDITGIKKISDDIFNTLAESCPRLQGFYVPQAKDVSLSCLRNFILNTPMLKRVKITASANMNDELVELMADKCPMLVEVDITSSPKVHDSSLLKLFTKLGQLREFRITHNSNITDTFILELAKEVQQLPPLRLIDFSSCENITDKSIEKIVQMAPKLRNIFLGKCSRITDASLAYLSRLGKNLQTIHFGHCFNITDQGVRVLVQACSRIQYVDFACCTNLTNRTLYELSDLPKLKRIGLVKCSQMTDEGLLNMISLRGRNDSLERVHLSYCSNLTIYPIYELLMACPRLSHLSLTAVPSFLRPDITAFCRPAPTEFSENQRQIFCVFSGRGVNRLRHYLMSLTTPTNGPQMDINEILTKYVVSKNLVGNQESLETAISRITTELNQDSAAILAATGWNQINGLNNEFPFQNIDFQNLDDLFTWYRTEFQNVDLSPEAINDLLARVDRKYCDDPFSDDYLERDAVLVPGASNDVNSEMCYIVRKFHELDDRVDDFEVNVASLARVQFQFTGFLLHEMAQIFTHIVDLNRMICRVQNNVIQTGNVSDMQGLFAWRLVSVERFVKLLQKYKVSTVVLRLYLKDSITLLTRQRELLIAHQRHNWNGNTDDTEPDDDAFWQQIGERVPLSQEQMRIIQFGLRNPVNMDGNTVQEGGELEDHSATPNDDVLEET; this is encoded by the coding sequence ATGCATACCAACAACGAAACAGGTGGTCGAAGGACCCACACAAGCATCAGAAATGTTCTTGAAAATGGAGAACCACAGCAATCTCAAACTCAGAGGAATACGGTTCAAGAACCCACTTCAATCCTTCGATTTGGCGATGCCAATGTTACTTCCTCAGAACCTATACGTTTATCCTCGATACAACTTCCATCCAATAATGACGCCTTACTTAGACGAATGGCAGTTGATTCAAGCAATCTAGAAGCTGGGCTTCCTGATTTATCTCCGGGagatttaattaaattaagACTGTTTCAGGAATCCTTGCAACGGAAGACTGAgttatttttgaattcgATTGAATCAAGGAGAAATGCCATCTTCGAGGGGATTGAAGCTGATaacttgaaattgaaaaaactACAATTAGCACAAACACCTCACACAGCCGCCTACCTAAACAGATTGCAGCGTGTTCGAATGAGAGCAATCGAGACTGAAACTATTGAATTACAACGACTACGAGTGAAAATCCTCACTGTTGTGGAAGAATACAAGACCGCCATGAATACTTACTGTTCTGCAATACATAAGGGGAAACCTGCCATTAATCCAACTGATTACTTCCAGGAATGGATAGAGTCGTTAGATCCTGAAAAGACGCCGGAGTTAACCGATGCTCTGAATGCATTAACATTGTCATCACGCCAATATTTAATTGCTTTGTTAGAACAACCGTCCAAGGATGATAAAAAACATCGATTAAGACATCAAAGAAGTGTTGTGAAAAGCTCCATCTTTCCTCTAAACCGATTACCATCAGAGATATTGCATTTAGTGCTTGATAAGTTGACTAATAGAAATGATATTGTGAGTCTTTTGACAGTTTGTAGACTTTGGGCCCTCATAATTGTGAAGATTTTATATTATAGACCTCATATCAATAAAAAACAGCAATTAGATCTGTTTATGAGGACAATGTATTTGGAACGATTTGAAACTGTATTTGACTACAGATCAATGATCAAGAGGCTAAATTTCTCATTTGTTGGTGATCACCTCTATGACGATCAATTATACCAGTTCGTTGGATGCCAAAATTTGGAAAGGCTAACCTTGGTATTTTGCAAAAATATAACTAGTGAATCAATATCAGCTGTGCTTAATGACTGTAAATTTCTTCAGAGTGTTGATATAACAGgtataaagaaaatttctgATGATATCTTTAACACGTTGGCTGAAAGTTGTCCAAGGTTACAAGGTTTTTATGTCCCCCAGGCAAAAGACGTTTCATTGTCTTgtttaagaaattttattCTAAACACACCTATGTTAAAGAGAGTGAAAATAACTGCAAGTGCTAACATGAATGATGAATTGGTAGAATTAATGGCCGATAAATGTCCAATGCTAGTTGAGGTAGATATTACATCCAGTCCAAAGGTACATGATTCCAGTCTTCTAAAGTTATTTACTAAATTGGGGCAATTAAGAGAATTTCGTATTACACACAATTCCAATATAACTGATACATTTATACTGGAACTTGCTAAAGAAGTACAGCAATTACCGCCATTAAGACTAATCGATTTTTCAAGCTGTGAGAATATTACAGATAAGAGCATTGAAAAGATAGTACAAATGGCGCCAAAActaagaaatatttttcttggaaagtGTAGTAGAATTACAGATGCATCGCTGGCATATTTGTCTAGGTTAGGAAAAAATTTACAGACTATTCATTTTGGTCATTGTTTCAATATAACGGACCAAGGGGTCAGAGTTTTAGTTCAGGCCTGTTCTAGAATTCAATATGTTGATTTTGCATGTTGCACTAACCTAACAAATCGTACTCTGTATGAATTATCTGACTTACCAAAACTGAAAAGAATTGGACTTGTAAAGTGTTCGCAAATGACGGATGAAGGTTTATTAAATATGATTTCGTTACGTGGAAGAAATGATAGCTTGGAAAGGGTGCATTTATCCTATTGTTCAAATTTAACCATTTATCCAATTTATGAGTTGCTGATGGCATGTCCTAGATTATCTCATTTGTCATTAACAGCTGTTCCCTCATTTCTCCGACCAGATATAACAGCATTCTGTAGGCCTGCACCAACGGAATTCAGCGAAAACCAACGCCAAATATTTTGTGTTTTCTCAGGACGAGGCGTTAATAGGCTTCgtcattatttaatgagTTTAACAACCCCAACTAATGGGCCACAGATGGACATAAATGAGATTCTTACCAAGTATGTTGTCTCTAAAAATCTCGTTGGAAATCAGGAAAGTTTGGAAACTgcaatttcaagaattacGACTGAACTAAATCAAGACTCGGCAGCTATATTAGCAGCAACAGGCTGGAACCAGATCAATGGCTTGAACAATGAATTcccttttcaaaatatagattttcaaaatttggaCGATCTATTTACATGGTACAGAACcgaatttcaaaatgttgACCTAAGTCCTGAAGCAATTAATGATCTGCTTGCCAGAGTTGATAGGAAATATTGCGATGACCCCTTCTCCGACGATTATCTGGAGAGGGATGCTGTTTTAGTTCCTGGCGCATCAAATGATGTAAATAGTGAAATGTGTTACATTGTTAGAAAATTCCACGAATTAGACGATCGAGTCGACGATTTTGAAGTAAATGTTGCTAGTTTGGCAAGAGTACAGTTTCAATTCACTGGTTTCTTACTTCATGAGATGGCACAAATTTTTACCCATATAGTAGATTTGAACAGGATGATATGTCGAGTTCAAAACAATGTTATACAAACGGGTAATGTAAGTGATATGCAAGGACTATTTGCATGGAGATTAGTTTCCGTGGAAAGATTTGTGAAGTTATTGCAAAAATATAAAGTGTCCACAGTTGTCTTAAGactttatttgaaagacaGCATTACTTTATTAACCAGACAAAGGGAATTACTTATTGCACATCAAAGACATAACTGGAACGGCAACACAGATGACACAGAACCCGATGATGACGCTTTTTGGCAGCAGATAGGTGAAAGGGTACCATTGTCACAGGAACAAATGcgaattattcaatttgggTTGAGGAATCCCGTCAATATGGACGGTAATACAGTACAGGAAGGTGGTGAGCTCGAAGATCATTCCGCAACCCCAAACGATGATGTCTTAGAGGAGACCTAG